The genomic DNA GGCCTTTGCCACGCAGGCGCGCCATGCCGAACGCGCGCCCGAGGGTCACCTGTACGCGGGAAACATCAAACGGCAAGGTGTGGAAATCGAAGAACCATTCGCAGACGAAATCACCGACATTCTGCAGGCGCAGCACATCCTGGCTGAGGACGGCGATCCACTCGGTACCGCTGCGGCTGATTAACTCCTTGACCGCTTCCGGGCGTTCCAGGTGATAGGGCTGCACGCGCAAAAGCCCCACATCACAGGAGCGGTCACCCACCGCATTGAGGGCGCAGCTGTCCACTTCCCACCCGGCCGCACGCAAACCGGGCAATAGCCCGTGGCAATCGTCACAAGGATCGACCACAAGCAAACGACGCTGGACAGGTGTAACAACCATGACTATTCCTTGGCGCCAAATTTATTAAAGTTATTTAGAAACAATAGTTTGTGAGGCCTGGCGCTAACACTAGCAAGGAATTGACGCTTTCTTTGTACCGTTTCGCTATAAGTGTTGGCACAAAGCCATTAATCCCGTGTTCGATCAAAAAGGCATGCACCACTGAAACTTTCATTGCGCTTTCAAAACAGGCGCTTACATGACCTCAATCACGGAAAGTTGAAATTTCTTGTCCTAATATGTGACCTGTACCCAGCCATCGTGCATCAGTACAAGTAACCCGCCGCACGGTCAGCCCAACCGCCGGCACTACACTTGAATGGGCATTGAGAGAGAAGACCCCATGAACGCCCCGCTCCGCATCAACGAAGCTCTTTTGATCGCAGACCGTGCTTTCCAGCCCTTTCAGTGTGTGGCCTGGCACGATGGCCATGGCGCCCTGAGCCTGAGCGTCATCGACCGCACCAATACCCGTATCGGCAGCAAACAACTGTCGTCGAGCACTTACACCGACCCGGCACAATTGGAAGACTTGTTGTTGCAAGCTCGCGCAGAGCTCGACAAAGATGGCTATCAGTTGCAGTCATGGGCAATGCCCAAGTAGTAACCGCCGCAACTTCCGATCATTGCCTGCACGCTGAAACAATGATCGGAAGTTGGCCGGATAACGCAGCTTACTGCACCGCTAGAATAAAACGCTCAATCGCTTCGGCGGCACCGTCTTCGACATTGCTGCCGGTAACGACAGTTGCTTGACGCTTGACGGTCTCTTCTGCCTGGCCCATGGCAATCGACAAGCCGGCCACTGCAAACATCGCCGGGTCATTGCCACCGTCACCCATCGCGACCGTTTGCTCAAGCGGTACGCCGAGGTGCTCGGCAAGGGTTTTCAAGGCATCGCCCTTGTTGGCCAACATGGCGGTCACGTCCAGGTAAATCGGTTGTGACCGCGACACGTGGGCCAACCCCTCCACCTTGGGCTGCAATTGCGCCTCCAACTCGACCAACAGCGGCGCATTGTGGCTGGCGGCAACGATCTTGTTGACCCGGTCCAGGTAGGGCTCAAAACTCTCCACAACCCGCGGCCCGTAGCCCAGGCCCGCCGCCTCGACGGCGACCATCGGCCCCGGCGGATCGCGGCGCAGCCATTCGCCGTCGGCGAATACCCACACCTCAACGTCCGGCTCTACCGAAAACAGCGCCAGCGCCACCAGCGCGGCCTCTGCCGGCAGATGATGCGCCAGCAATACGCTGCCGTCGGGGTTGACCAGCGTCCCGCCATTAAACCCGGCGATGGGCACGTCAACGCCGAACGCTTCGGCCATCTGCATCATGGCCCGCGGCGGTCTGCCGCTGGCCAGGCTGAAGAACACCCCGGCGTCGCGCAAGGCACGCACCGCGTCGATCGTGCGTTGGCTGGGCGTGTGGTCGGGGCGCAGCAGCGTCCCGTCCATGTCACTCAATACAAAACGGATGGGATGAATCGCCGCGTCACTCATCCGAGGCTATGCCAGGTGCGGCCATCACGGGCCAGCAAGGCGTCGGACGCCGCCGGGCCGTCTTCACCGGCCTTGTAGGCCTGGATCCCGTCATCTTCCTTCCACGCATCCAGAAACGGCTGCACGGCGCGCCAGCCGTTTTCGATATTGTCGGCGCGCTGGAACAAGGTCTGATCGCCGGTCATGCAGTCGTAGATCAGGGTTTCGTAACCCGTCGACGGCTGCATCTCGAAGAAGTCCTTGTAGTCGAAACCCAGCTCGATATTGGCCATTTCCAGGGTCGGCCCGGGCTTTTTGGCCAGCAGGTCGAACCACATGCCTTCGTTCGGCTGGATCTGGATTTTCAGGTACGTGGGCTTGAGCTCGTCCACGTCGGTATCACGGAATTGCGCATAGGGCGCGTGCTTGAAGCAGATCACGATCTCGGTGTCGCGAATGCTCATGCGTTTGCCGGTGCGCAGGTAGAACGGCACGCCGACCCAACGCCAGTTGTCGATCATCACCTTGAGGGCGACAAACGTCTCGGTGCTGCTGTCGGGGGCGACGTTGGCTTCCTCGCGGTAGCCGGGAAGCGACTTGCCACCGATTTCACCGGCCGTGTACTGGCCGCGTACCGAATTGGCCCGCGCGTCTTCCAGGGACCACGGCCGGATGGCGCCGACCACCTTGGCCTTTTCGCCACGCACTGCGTCGGCGCCAAACGCCGCCGGCGGCTCCATCGCCACCATCGCGAGCAACTGGAACAGGTGGTTGGGCACCATGTCGCGCAGGGTGCCGGTTTTCTCGAAGAAATTACCCCGCGTTTCCACGCCGACGGTTTCCGCCGCCGTGATCTGCACGTGGTCGATGTAATGGTTGTTCCAGAACGCTTCGAACAACACGTTGGAGAAACGGCTGATCAGAATGTTCTGCACCGTTTCCTTGCCCAGGTAATGGTCGATGCGATAGATCTGCTTTTCGCTCATCACCTTGAGCAGGCACGCGTTCAGCGCTTCGGCGGTGGCCAGGTCGGAGCCGAACGGCTTCTCGATGACCACGCGGCGGAACCCCTCAGCGGTTTCGTTAAGCAAGCCGGCACTGCCCAGGCGCTGCACCACGTCACTGAAGAAACGCGGCGCGGTGGCCAGGTAGAACACCGCGTTGCCGGTGCCGCTGTCGGCGATCTTCTTGCCGATGTCGGCATAGGTGCTGTCGTCGAGGAAATCGCCCTCGACGTAGCTGATATTGTTGGCCAGCTTGGCCCACAACTCCGGGTCCAGGGCATTGTCGCCCTTGCCCCGAACCTTGCTCGCGGCTTCGGTGCGGATGAAGTCTTCGAGTTTCTTGGCGAAGTCGGCGTCACTGATGGCGTTGTGATCAACGCCGACAATGCGCAGGCCGTCGCCCAGCAGCCCGTCGCGGCTCAGGTTATACAGCGCCGGCATCAGCAGGCGCTTGACCAGGTCGCCATGGGCACCAAACAGAAACAGCGTGGTGGGCGGTGCAGGTTCGGCCTGGGGTTTCTTGCCGTTGGCGGTCATTTTTTGGAAGTCTCCACGTGGCCGCCAAAGCCGAAGCGCATGGCAGAGAGCATTTTGTCACCGTAGGTGCTTTGCTGGCGCGAACGGAAGCGCGCGAACAGCGACGTGGACAGCACCGGCACCGGCACTGCTTGTTCCATGGCGGCTTCGATGGTCCAGCGGCCTTCACCACTGTCGGCCACAGAGCCGGAGTAGCCATCGAGTTTAGGGTCGGTGGCCAGTGCATCGGCGGTCAGGTCCAGCAACCAGGACGACACCACACTGCCACGGCGCCAGACTTCGGCGATGTCAGCCACATTCAGGTCGAAACGTTCGTGTTCCGGCAGGTTTTCCGAGTTTTTGGTCTTGAGAATGTCAAACCCTTCGGCGAAGGCCTGCATCATCCCGTACTCGATGCCGTTGTGGATCATCTTCACAAAGTGCCCGGAACCGGCCGGGCCTGCGTGAATGTAGCCTTGCTCGGCGCGAGGGTCGGCCGACGCGGAACGGTCCTTGGTGCGCGGGATGCTGCCCAGGCCAGGGGCCAGGCTCTTGAAGATCGGATCGAGGCGCTCCACGGCTTCGACGTCACCGCCGATCATCATGCAGTAGCCACGCTCCAGGCCCCAGACACCGCCGGAAGTGCCGACGTCTACATAGTGCAGGCCTTTTTCCGACAGGGCCTTGGCACGACGGATGTCATCCTTGTACATGGAGTTGCCGCCGTCGATGATCACGTCATCGGCTTCCAGCAGCTCGCTCAGGGTGTTGATGGTGTCTTCGGTCGGTGCGCCTGCCGGCAGCATGACCCAGACCGCGCGAGGCTTTTGCAGCCCGGCGACCAGGGCCTTCAGATCGGCAACGCCGGTGGAGCCCTCTTCGCTCAAGCCTTTTACGAAGGCTTCGTTACGGTCGTATACAACGGTGGTATGCCCATTGAGCATCAGGCGCCGCGCAATGTTACCGCCCATGCGGCCTAGTCCGATAATCCCCAGTTGCATGTGCTGATGCTCCTAACTGCTAAAAAATGTGTGACATAGTTTATAGCGCAATGAGGCTAATGAGGGTTAGTCCAGAGCGGATCCGTGGAGTTTCATGACAAAAAGTGGCCATCCTTTCACCATCACCCTCCAAAAAGTCACAGCGACCACCAAAAATAAAAAAGTTCCATTGCCGGAAAAAAGAATTCAGAATTGTCTCGACTGTTGCCGCGAACCGTCATTCTCCCGTTCCGGCACCGCGATCTACCGGCTATTTGCGAGGTAAGCAATGAGCACAGCACAGATGACCCGCCCGCCACAGACCCTCTACGTCACCGTCCGTCGCGATGAGTTGCGCCAGTTGAAAGACGAACGCGACCAGCTGCAGCAGGAAGTCCAGCGCCTGCGCTCACACTTGCAAGCACAAATCAATCAGGCGGCCGACACCCAGCCCGCCCTTTGCTGAACCTGAGCTGAACGAACCGTTCAGAAATAACTCACGAAGTTTTCACATCCTCCTCCCGATACTCCCGCCGAGATAGGGCCGCACGTAAGCGGCGGCCCACTGTTGCGCGCATGCCTGCGTGGCGACTGAGCAATTTTCGGTTGGAGTACTGGATGGCGATGTTCAAACGCAGCACCAAGTCTGCGAAAGGTTTTGATTGGGCAGGCCTGGGTTGGCTGTTCCTGTTTTTCTGGTACTTCTCGGGTATTACCCAACTCCTGATCCAACTGACCGGCACGTCCGGCTTCAGCGGCTTTCGCCAGGCATTCTTCCTCAGCGCACTGTGGCTGGCGCCCATGCTGTTGTTCCCGCGCCGCACGCGCCTGCTCGCCGCCCTGATCGGCGTGGTGCTGTGGGCCTGTTCCATGGCCAGCCTCGGCTATTTCTTCATCTATCAGCAGGAATTCTCCCAGAGCGTCATCTTCATCATGTTCGAGTCGAACATTTCTGAAGCAGGCGAGTACGCCACCCAGTACTTCGCCTGGTGGATTGTGCTGGCGTTTATCGCCCACACCGCGATGGCCATTTTCCTGTGGACCCGCCTGCGTCCGGTTTACCTGCCGCGCGGCCAGGCAATGCTGGCGGCGGCCGCCATTGTGTTGGCAGTGGTTGGCTATCCGCTGGTGAAACAGATTGCGACCAACCCGACCATGGAGCTGGCCATCGACGGCTTCGAGTCCCGCGTCGAACCTGCCGTGCCCTGGCAGATGATCGTGGCCTACCGTCGCTACACCGAGCAACTGGAAAACATGCAAGGCATGCTGACCAGCGCCAGCCAGATCCCGCCGTTGAAAAACCTCAAGGACACCATGGCGGGCCAGCCGTCGACCCTGGTGCTGGTGATCGGCGAGTCCACCAACCGTCAACGCATGAGCCTCTACGGCTACCCGCGCAATACCACGCCGGAACTGGACAAACTGCGCGACCAGCTGGCGGTGTTCAACAATGTGATCACTCCGCGCCCCTACACCATTGAAGCGCTGCAACAGGTACTGACCTTCGCCGACGAAGAGAACCCGGACCTGTACCTCAAGACGCCGTCGATCGTCAGCGTCATGAAACAGGCCGGCTACAAGACCTACTGGATCACCAACCAGCAGACCATGACCAAGCGCAACACCATGCTCACGACCTTTTCCGAACAGGCCGACGAACAGGTGTACCTCAACAACAACCGCAACCAGAACGCCCGCCAATACGACGGCGACGTGCTGGCGCCGTTTGCCAAGGCCCTGGCCGACCCCACTGAACGCAAATTCATCGTGGTGCATTTGCTCGGCACGCACATGAGCTACCAGTACCGTTACCCGCCGACCTTTGACAAGTTCACTGATCGCCAGGGCGTACCACCCGGCGTGAGCGACGAGCAGCTACCGACCTACAACAGCTACGACAACGCCGTGCTGTACAACGATTTCGTGGTGTCCAGCCTGATCAAGGACTACGCCAAGACCGACCCCAACGGCTTCCTGCTGTACCTCTCGGACCACGGCGAAGACGTGTTCGATTCCGCCGGCCACGGCACGCTTGGCCGCAACGAAGGCAAGCCGACGGCGCCGATGTACACCATTCCGTTCATGGCGTACGCCTCGCCGAAGTGGCGCGAAACCCACGACTGGAGCTTCGCCGGTGACCTGCAGCGGCCTTACAGCAGCTCGCAATTGATTCACACCTGGGCCGATCTTGCCGGGCTGAGTTTTGATGAGTGGGACCGCACCAAGAGCCTGGTCAGCGACAGCTTCAAACCGCGCCCGTTGATCATTGGCGACCCTTACATCGCCCAGAAAAAGGGCTTGATCGACTTCAGCCTGATCAAGCCGAAAAAGCCCGACCCTTCTGAAGTGGTTGCCAAATAACGTCAGGGCTTTGTAACAGAAAGATAACAATCATTCTCGTTAGACCCTAAAGTTCCGCGACTCCTTTCGTCTTTGAGCCAATGCCTTTTCTTTCTGAGAAGGCGAAAAAGACGACAAGGAGTCTGCCGCGATGTTCGCGCCTTTTACCCGTTCCATAACCTTTACCCTCGGCCTGTTCAGTGTGGTGCTCAGCCCTGAACTGCTCGCCGAAACCGAGTCCGAGCAAAACGCTTCAAAAGCCCTCGAGCTGGGTGCCACCAGCATCACGGCCGAAGGCTTGGGCAGTACCACCGAACACACCGGCGCCTACACCACCGGCGCCATGAGTACCGCTACACGCCTGAACCTGTCGGTCAAGGAAACCCCGCAGTCCATCTCGGTGATCACCCGCCAGCAGATGGACGACTTCAACCTCAACACCCTGACCGACGCCCTGCGCCAGACCACGGGCGTGAACGTGCAGCATCTGGACTCGGACCGGGTGGGTTACACGGCTCGCGGTTACTCGATCAGCAACTACCAGGTCGACGGCATGCTCAGTACCTACGGGCGCATGAAGTCCGACTCCGACACCATCATTTACGACCGCATCGAAGTGGTCCGCGGTGCCACCGGCCTGACCACCGGCGCGGGCGATCCTTCGGCCACCGTCAACATGATCCGCAAGCGCCCCACCGCCCAATGGCAAGCCCAGGCCGGCGCCAGTGGTGCCAGCCATGAAAACTATTACAGCTTTGTCGACGTCGGCGGCCCGCTGGCATTCGATGGGCGACTGCGCGGGCGCACCGTAATGGCCTACCGGGATGCCCGATCGTTTCGTGACAGCTACGCCACTCAACGGGAAGTCGGCTACGGAATTCTCGAAGGCGATCTGACGGACGATACCCTGCTCACCGTAGGCTTCGATTACCAGAACAAGCATGTACAAGGCAGCTCGTGGGGCACCCTGCCCTACTGGAACAGCGATGGCAGCAAGGCAAAGCTGCGCCGCTCCGCCAACCTGGCGGCTGACTGGAGTTCCTGGCCACTGAAGGACAAAACCACGTTTGCCTCCATCGACCACAAGCTGTCTGAAGACTGGCGCCTCAAAGCCGCTTACACCCATCGCCAAAGCGACACCGACGGCAAGGTCTACTACGGCGGCGCCGGCGCGCCAAACCCGGATGGCAGCGGCATGACCGCCTGGACCAGCCAGATGACCGGCACCTCGAAAATGGACGTGGTGGATTTCAACCTGTCAGGTTCCTACTCGCTGCTGGGGCGCGAGCATGAACTGATGGTCGGTTACGGCGAATCGCAACAGCGAGACTCCTCGCCTTTCCAGCGTTACAGCGAGCCCGACGGCTACACGGATATCAAAGACTGGCAGCACATGGGCGGTATCCCCAAGTTCCCCGACCGCACCACGGGGCTCAAGGGCGAACACAGCAGCAAAAAGCAGAAGGCCGGTTACCTGGCCACACGCCTGAGCCTGACCGAGCGCCTGCACGCCGTGTTGGGCAGCCGTTACGGCAGTTGGGACATTGAAAGTGTCGAGCCCGACTACAACGCCAGCAACCAACGGATCAGTTCCGCCAAAACCCGCCAGACCCACAACGACATGTGGACGCCCTATGCGGGCTTGCTCTATGACATCACCCCTGAATACACCGCGTATGTCAGCTACACCGACATCTTCAACCCGCAGGATGAACGCAACGCCAGCAAGAAATACCTGGAGCCGGTGGTGGGCAGTAACTACGAAATCGGCCTCAAGGGCAGCCTGCTCAACGAGCGCTTGAACCTGGCGACGGCCGTTTTCTGGAGCACCCAAGACAACGTTGCCGAACTCGACAACTCGGTGCCGCCCGATCCGAAAACCGGTGAGCAGTTCTACAAGTCCGGCGGCAAGGGCAATAAGGTTCAGGGCTTCGAAGCGGAGGTGTCGGGTGAAGTCATGCCGGACTGGAACCTGACGGCCGGCTACAGCTATACCCATTCACTCAACGGCGACAAGCAGCGCAACAACACCGGCCAGCCGTTGAACCTGCTGAAGGTGTCTACCGCCTACCGCCTGCCGGGGGAATGGCGCGGCTTGACAGTCGGTGGCGCAGTGAACTGGCAGAGTGATTTCTACGACTTTGCCTACCGCCCTGTCGGCGGCAGAGACAAGGACGGCCGCCTGATCACTGAACGCACGCGGATCACGCAGCAGGCGTACACCGTGGTCAATCTGATGTCGCGCTACCAGTTCGACGAACATGTTTCTGCGTCAGTTAACGTCAACAACCTATTTGATAAAAAATATTACGAACGTGTCGGGTTTTATAACGGCGTGTATTGGGGAGACCCGCGCTCCATCACGCTTGCCGTGGACTGGAAGCTTTAAAAGTTAACTGCATGCCGCCTTCAAACTTAACGCAATTGTTAAGTTTGAAGGCCCTCCAGTTAAGCTTCGCTTAATCGACCACTCACATAATCGGCCCCACGAGTCTGATCAGGGAGAACAGACACCTCATCACACTTTATGAGAACACCGACGATGAAACTTTCCACTTTGATGCTGGCCGGCCTGATGACACTGACTTCCGCAGCGGCGTTCGCCGAGGGCGGTTCAGAGCGCTCCAAGCAGTTCTACAAGGACTTCACCTTCGTGCAGCAGCAGACTCACGGCATTCACCAACAAACCGCCATGGCCGACGGCAAAGACGTCAAGACCAATACCGTTGAACAGAAAAGTTCAGAGCAACAATCCAATAGCTGATTTAATTTTTATTTAATGTTTAGTTAATCCGCATTACCCTGTGCCATCCCGCTCCGTTGGCAAAGGTTAACTTGGCGCCATTTAATGGCGCCTTTTTTTTGCCTTTAAATTATTAAAGCGGTTTGCTCCAGAACAACATGCGACCGTGGGCTGGATCAAATATGGAATCGTCAAAGCCAAACTTGCGATAGGCCGACTGCGCCACTTCATTACCTTCCAGCACCTCCAGCGTGATCTTGCAGCAACCGCGCTGACGGGCGATCTCCTCAACCTTCTGCAACATCTTGTGGCTCAGCCCCAAACCGCGAAACTGATTCATCACCACCACGTCATGAACGTTGACCAGCGGGCGGCAGGCAAAGGTCGAAAACCCTTCAAAGCAATTGATCAGACCGGCCGGTTCACCGCCGACAAACGCCAGCACGCTGAACGCATGCGGGCGTTTGGCCAGTTCGGCGGGCAACTGTTGCAGCAGGTCGGCCGGCAATGAATGGCCGCCGCCCATCGGGTCTTGCGCATAGTGATTGAGCAGCAGGCCAATGGCCTCGGCGTGCACGGCGTTGGTATAGCTGGCTTGCAGCACCAGGATGTCGGGGGTGTCCATTTCCTTCCTCGATAACGGCCACAAGGGAATCGGCTCCCTTTGAGGGCGTTGATTGTAAGCGGGCAGCCCGCAGAAGATGAAGGAGATTAGCTACAAATGCCCGTCAGAAAGTACGCACATTCCGCGTAATTTCAGGTGCCGAAACGCTGCAACTGCATTTCTTGCAGGCGACTCAAGGTGCGGCGGAACGCAAACGCCAGATAACCCTCGGTGTAGAGGTTTTCCAACGGCACGCGGGCCTCGATGAACAACGGCACCTTGCGGTCGTAGCACTCGTCCACCAATGCAATAAAACGCCGCACGCTGTCATCGTGTACCGACAGCTCCGGCAGCTCTCGATCGCCGGCCACCACGCGCTGGACACCGTCTTCGGTACCGCGGGCGATTTTCGCCGGGCGTGTTTGTGCACTCAGGTTCGGGACGTCACCCAGCAGGATGGCCTTGAAACGATCGCATAACAGCATGAAGTCCATGGCTGCCAGCGGTTGCTCACACAGCTCGGCATAGCGACACCAAAGCACGGTGTCGCTGGACTGTACCGCCTCAATCGAGCGATAGCCGACACTGACCGGCCCACCGCGCACCGCCCGCCCTTCGCTCAACTGCCGGAACACGTCAGCCAGCGCGCCCGGTTGATTGATCCAATAGCGCTGCAGGCCGATGCCCGGATGCAAACGGTGGTCCTCATCGCCATCCACCGCCACCACCTGCATATGCTGCTTGATCGCTGCAATGCCTGGCAGGAAACGCTCGCGGTTGAAGCCCCCGGCATACAGTTGATCAGGCGGCTGGTTGGAGGTGCAGACCATCACCACGCCCTTCTCGAACATCACCTGAAACAAACGGCCAAGCATGATGGCGTCGCCGATGTCATTGACGAACAATTCATCAAAACACAGCACCCGCACTTCCCGGCTCAATTCACGGGCCAGCGCCTGCAATGGATCCTGAGTACCCGTGAGCTGGAACGAGCGCTGGTGCACCCAGCCCATGAAGTGATGAAAGTGTTGACGTCGGGCGGGCACTTGCAGGCTTTGATAAAACTGGTCCATCAGCCAGGTCTTGCCGCGCCCCACCGGCCCCCACAGGTATACGCCCCTGGTTGGCGAACACCCTTGGTGCAAGGCCTGGTGACAAGCTTGCAAGGCATCAACCGCCCGGCGCTGGGCGTCGTCGGGCGCGAAGCCTTGCTGGGTGATGGCATGTTGGTAAGCGGCGAGCGGCGAGTCGAAAGTCATGGGGGCCAGTATGACTTACAGGGAAATATCCAGCCGTGAAATCTTGCCCTGCTCATTCAGGCGAAAGGTGTAGCGCAACTCCAGCGGGCTACCGGGAAAGTTGCCGGAAACGACGTTGCTGACCAACACCTTGCCGGTGCGATGCTGCACGTTCAGCACTTCAACCCGTGGCTGATAGCGCCGCCCGGTATCCTCCATCCAGCGCGCAATGGCGGCAGGACCGACCTGATGCTCGCCTTCATCGAACACATTGGCATCGTCGGCAAAGCACTGGGCAACCGCAGAGGTGTCGCGGGCATTGGCGGCCGCGATGTAGGCCTTGATGGCCGGGGCCAGTTCTGGAACGGACATGGCACAGCTCCTTTTTTGATGATTTGTAGCGCCATGCTAAGCCAGGGACGTGTCAGTTTTTGTCAGGAGTAAACGGCCCGCTTTCATTCTGTTCCATCAATTTTCGCCAGCCGCGCAGCAGGTCACTGCGCCGCCCCGGGTAGCGTTCACCGCGGGCCTCAGCGGTCGCTACGCGATCGGTGCGAAAGGTGCGATAAGCACCGCGCAACTCGCACCAGGCCACAATCACCCGCACTTCGTTGAGAAAGCCCAGCGCAAGTGGCCAGATCAGACGCTGGCTCTGGGTTTGGCTGGCGTCCGCATAATCGATATGCAGCTTGGCCTGATGGCGGATGGCATCGCGAAACATATTCAGCGGCACACGGTTTTCCGGGTAACCAAAACCCGGCGGGCCGGGTAGCAAGGTCGGGTTACGCAGGGCTTCCTGGGCGGCGGGATCCAGCACATCGGCGATCTTGGCCAGGGCATTGGCCGCGGCGCGGCTCAATACATCATCGCCACGCTGATCCACATAGCGCAGCCCCAGCACGATGGCCTCGGTTTCCTCGGCATTGAGCATCAACGGCGGCAAAAACAATCC from Pseudomonas tolaasii NCPPB 2192 includes the following:
- a CDS encoding Cof-type HAD-IIB family hydrolase, whose amino-acid sequence is MSDAAIHPIRFVLSDMDGTLLRPDHTPSQRTIDAVRALRDAGVFFSLASGRPPRAMMQMAEAFGVDVPIAGFNGGTLVNPDGSVLLAHHLPAEAALVALALFSVEPDVEVWVFADGEWLRRDPPGPMVAVEAAGLGYGPRVVESFEPYLDRVNKIVAASHNAPLLVELEAQLQPKVEGLAHVSRSQPIYLDVTAMLANKGDALKTLAEHLGVPLEQTVAMGDGGNDPAMFAVAGLSIAMGQAEETVKRQATVVTGSNVEDGAAEAIERFILAVQ
- the gnd gene encoding phosphogluconate dehydrogenase (NAD(+)-dependent, decarboxylating), whose product is MQLGIIGLGRMGGNIARRLMLNGHTTVVYDRNEAFVKGLSEEGSTGVADLKALVAGLQKPRAVWVMLPAGAPTEDTINTLSELLEADDVIIDGGNSMYKDDIRRAKALSEKGLHYVDVGTSGGVWGLERGYCMMIGGDVEAVERLDPIFKSLAPGLGSIPRTKDRSASADPRAEQGYIHAGPAGSGHFVKMIHNGIEYGMMQAFAEGFDILKTKNSENLPEHERFDLNVADIAEVWRRGSVVSSWLLDLTADALATDPKLDGYSGSVADSGEGRWTIEAAMEQAVPVPVLSTSLFARFRSRQQSTYGDKMLSAMRFGFGGHVETSKK
- a CDS encoding phosphoethanolamine transferase CptA, whose protein sequence is MAMFKRSTKSAKGFDWAGLGWLFLFFWYFSGITQLLIQLTGTSGFSGFRQAFFLSALWLAPMLLFPRRTRLLAALIGVVLWACSMASLGYFFIYQQEFSQSVIFIMFESNISEAGEYATQYFAWWIVLAFIAHTAMAIFLWTRLRPVYLPRGQAMLAAAAIVLAVVGYPLVKQIATNPTMELAIDGFESRVEPAVPWQMIVAYRRYTEQLENMQGMLTSASQIPPLKNLKDTMAGQPSTLVLVIGESTNRQRMSLYGYPRNTTPELDKLRDQLAVFNNVITPRPYTIEALQQVLTFADEENPDLYLKTPSIVSVMKQAGYKTYWITNQQTMTKRNTMLTTFSEQADEQVYLNNNRNQNARQYDGDVLAPFAKALADPTERKFIVVHLLGTHMSYQYRYPPTFDKFTDRQGVPPGVSDEQLPTYNSYDNAVLYNDFVVSSLIKDYAKTDPNGFLLYLSDHGEDVFDSAGHGTLGRNEGKPTAPMYTIPFMAYASPKWRETHDWSFAGDLQRPYSSSQLIHTWADLAGLSFDEWDRTKSLVSDSFKPRPLIIGDPYIAQKKGLIDFSLIKPKKPDPSEVVAK
- the zapE gene encoding cell division protein ZapE translates to MTFDSPLAAYQHAITQQGFAPDDAQRRAVDALQACHQALHQGCSPTRGVYLWGPVGRGKTWLMDQFYQSLQVPARRQHFHHFMGWVHQRSFQLTGTQDPLQALARELSREVRVLCFDELFVNDIGDAIMLGRLFQVMFEKGVVMVCTSNQPPDQLYAGGFNRERFLPGIAAIKQHMQVVAVDGDEDHRLHPGIGLQRYWINQPGALADVFRQLSEGRAVRGGPVSVGYRSIEAVQSSDTVLWCRYAELCEQPLAAMDFMLLCDRFKAILLGDVPNLSAQTRPAKIARGTEDGVQRVVAGDRELPELSVHDDSVRRFIALVDECYDRKVPLFIEARVPLENLYTEGYLAFAFRRTLSRLQEMQLQRFGT
- a CDS encoding TonB-dependent siderophore receptor, with product MFAPFTRSITFTLGLFSVVLSPELLAETESEQNASKALELGATSITAEGLGSTTEHTGAYTTGAMSTATRLNLSVKETPQSISVITRQQMDDFNLNTLTDALRQTTGVNVQHLDSDRVGYTARGYSISNYQVDGMLSTYGRMKSDSDTIIYDRIEVVRGATGLTTGAGDPSATVNMIRKRPTAQWQAQAGASGASHENYYSFVDVGGPLAFDGRLRGRTVMAYRDARSFRDSYATQREVGYGILEGDLTDDTLLTVGFDYQNKHVQGSSWGTLPYWNSDGSKAKLRRSANLAADWSSWPLKDKTTFASIDHKLSEDWRLKAAYTHRQSDTDGKVYYGGAGAPNPDGSGMTAWTSQMTGTSKMDVVDFNLSGSYSLLGREHELMVGYGESQQRDSSPFQRYSEPDGYTDIKDWQHMGGIPKFPDRTTGLKGEHSSKKQKAGYLATRLSLTERLHAVLGSRYGSWDIESVEPDYNASNQRISSAKTRQTHNDMWTPYAGLLYDITPEYTAYVSYTDIFNPQDERNASKKYLEPVVGSNYEIGLKGSLLNERLNLATAVFWSTQDNVAELDNSVPPDPKTGEQFYKSGGKGNKVQGFEAEVSGEVMPDWNLTAGYSYTHSLNGDKQRNNTGQPLNLLKVSTAYRLPGEWRGLTVGGAVNWQSDFYDFAYRPVGGRDKDGRLITERTRITQQAYTVVNLMSRYQFDEHVSASVNVNNLFDKKYYERVGFYNGVYWGDPRSITLAVDWKL
- the zwf gene encoding glucose-6-phosphate dehydrogenase, which produces MTANGKKPQAEPAPPTTLFLFGAHGDLVKRLLMPALYNLSRDGLLGDGLRIVGVDHNAISDADFAKKLEDFIRTEAASKVRGKGDNALDPELWAKLANNISYVEGDFLDDSTYADIGKKIADSGTGNAVFYLATAPRFFSDVVQRLGSAGLLNETAEGFRRVVIEKPFGSDLATAEALNACLLKVMSEKQIYRIDHYLGKETVQNILISRFSNVLFEAFWNNHYIDHVQITAAETVGVETRGNFFEKTGTLRDMVPNHLFQLLAMVAMEPPAAFGADAVRGEKAKVVGAIRPWSLEDARANSVRGQYTAGEIGGKSLPGYREEANVAPDSSTETFVALKVMIDNWRWVGVPFYLRTGKRMSIRDTEIVICFKHAPYAQFRDTDVDELKPTYLKIQIQPNEGMWFDLLAKKPGPTLEMANIELGFDYKDFFEMQPSTGYETLIYDCMTGDQTLFQRADNIENGWRAVQPFLDAWKEDDGIQAYKAGEDGPAASDALLARDGRTWHSLG
- a CDS encoding GNAT family N-acetyltransferase, translated to MDTPDILVLQASYTNAVHAEAIGLLLNHYAQDPMGGGHSLPADLLQQLPAELAKRPHAFSVLAFVGGEPAGLINCFEGFSTFACRPLVNVHDVVVMNQFRGLGLSHKMLQKVEEIARQRGCCKITLEVLEGNEVAQSAYRKFGFDDSIFDPAHGRMLFWSKPL
- a CDS encoding DUF6026 family protein — its product is MSTAQMTRPPQTLYVTVRRDELRQLKDERDQLQQEVQRLRSHLQAQINQAADTQPALC
- a CDS encoding nuclear transport factor 2 family protein → MSVPELAPAIKAYIAAANARDTSAVAQCFADDANVFDEGEHQVGPAAIARWMEDTGRRYQPRVEVLNVQHRTGKVLVSNVVSGNFPGSPLELRYTFRLNEQGKISRLDISL